The genomic segment GTATTTTTTATCTACTGTATTTCAGACATGCCTGTTTAATTTTAGCCAAACGTTATGACCGCCATGCCCTCCTGGCTGCTCGACAGGTCCGTTTTGGAACTGTGTCTCTTACCATGATTGTGGATTAGCTTCCCCCCCTTAGATAtccaaggaaaaaaaagccccaaaggAGTGGTCAATCCGCGTGCACCCCAACCGAGAGACTAGACGGCAAGTCAGGCTTCAGACGCACTTTAAACTGAATGGCCAGGCCCCGCCCCCCCAGCTCTTACGGGTCTCCAGATATAGTCTCCTGAACTTTTAGGGTTCTTGGTTGAACCGAGGCGAGCCAATCGCGCTTCGGAGGGGAATGCGTCTTGAGGTGGAAGGGCTTGCGAACAGGAACCTTTGAGCTGTGGGTGAATGGATAGTGAGCGGAAAATGCAAAGTGATTGGGATGACGTGATGAGGCGAAGCGTGAGAGGCTAAAATAGGACTCTATGACTGAAATATGAAGAAGTCAAACTTTGGTTCCTCCGGGGACCCTTACCCAAAGCGCATATCATGTATTGCCATCACCAGCGATGCCGTAACAGGACGGGCAACCCAGGCAATTAGCTCGGGCCCTAAGGGCCGGCTGACGTTTGCTCATATCAATGACGAAACAATAGACACCGCAACAACGGCATGTTAGAAGGCCACGCCGTATCTTctgatgactgaaaaacaactACTAGTGGGCCAGAGAGATGGCTGATATTGATAATGGTCCATATCGATGACACAACCGGAAACCGCGTAGACGTCAGGATTCGGGAATCTCCCTAACGGGGCCCTCTTCTCGCAGGCTTGTTTGTTTTAAGCAGCCTTTGTTTATGTCAATTACTATATTGAATGGGTTTCTGGGTCGGCCTCCGCGGTCCCGCTTGACTGGGGCACCCGGTGGGTCAATAACATTCACATGATAAACAACAAACATATATGGATGAAGCCAACAAATGAGGTGCCTGcgcattttcatcattttacagtgacaataaaaagtgaCCCTGTTTTGGGTGCAGACCTTCAGCTTGGAAAACCGGTTTGGAATGAGCCTTCGGAAACAGTTTGACGCCGGCACGAATAAGGTTTAAGGTAGGTTATGGGTTCGGTGATGATTATGTTTCAATCGGGGGATGAAACCTAAGACCAGTAGAAGAATGCATCGGGGGTAGCGGTCCCAACCTGTGTATGCCAAGCCTCTCTGCAAAACGCAACCCCAACCCCAATTACTCATCTTCAACTGCGCCCTGAATAGTAAGGAGGGAAGGGGGTAGAAAGGCTCGCAGACCAAGTCTGGTGGTCCTTATATGGCGGGCAGGATCTGACGGGTGGGCGAACGGGACTACATACTCCCAAGGAAGACTTTTGGTTTCAGAAGGGACGGCGAATCATCTCATTTGCGTTAACTACGTGCAAAAGTCCACCATTACGTTTGTTGGTCATCGTATAGTGTACAGCACAAGTGTCAGACCGAATGGCTAGCTAGTTTGATGCAGTGTTTAAGCCTAGTTTGGCTAACGATTGTGAGCCAAAGGGTGTGCAGGTGTGTATGGCTTAAGGTCTGGTGCCTTCCTAAAAACAGTCAGAAATGAATTCATCTCGGGCTGTTATGCCCGGAGCTAACACATCACAGCATATAGCGATCCCATCGTGCCCATAGTGGCTGTGAGCAGTAGAGTGATGACATTTTTAATGGCATTGCAACGTTCTGATCAGGGGCTGCAGTGgggacggaaagtattcagacccccttacatctttcactctttgttgtattgcagccatttgttaaaatcattttagttcatttttttcctcattaatgtaaacacagcaccccatattgtcagaaaaaatggaattgttgaaatattggcagatttattcaaaaagaaaaagtgaaatatcacacagccataagtcttcagaccctttgctgtgacactcaaatactgaactcgggtgctgtccatttcttctgatgaccatccttgagatggttctccaccttcattggagtgcagctgtgtttgatggGACTTgaataggaaagccacacccctgtctatcgaagaccttacagctcacagtgcatgtcagagcaaatgagaatcacggaggtcaaaggaactgcctgaagagaattgtggcaaggcacagatctggccaaggttacaaaaacatttctgctgcacttaaggtcccTAAGAGCACAgaggcctccataatcctgaaatggaagacgtttgggacgaccataACCCTTCGTAGAGCTGgccatctggccaaactgagcaatcaggagaagagccttggtgagagaggtcaagaagaacccaaagatcattgcggctgagctccagagaagcagtcgggagatgggagaaagttctagaaagtcaaccatcacggcagccctccaccagtcggggctttatggcagagtggcccgacggaagcctctcctcggtgcgagacacatgaaagcccgcgtggagtttgctcaaaaacacctgaaggactccgagatggtgagaaataagattctcggGTCTGATGAGAGCATGATAGAACTTTTTAGCCTcaattctaagcggcatgtgtggagaaaaccggtcactgctcatcacctgtccaacacagtcccaacagtgaagcacggtggtggcagcatcacgctgcgggggtgtttttcagctgcagggacaggacgactggatgcaatcgaagaaaagatgaatacggccaagtacagggatatcctggaccaaaaccttctccggagtgctcagAACCGAAGACTGGGCCGGAGGTTGacattcaaaaaagacaatgaccctaagcacgcagctaaaataacgaaggagtggcttcagaacaactccgtgactgttcttgaatggcccggccagagccctgacttcaacccaattgagcatctctggaaagacctgaaaatggctgcccaccaacgttcaccatccaacctgacagaactggagaggatctgcgaggaggaatggcagaggatcccccaatccaggtgggaaaagctttcccaaaaagactcatggctctaTTAGCGCAATTagcgcttctactaaataccgaGCAAAGGGCCCGAATACTTGCGGCTgtgcgatatttcagtttttcttttttaataaacatgcaaacatttcagaatcagaatcatctttatttgccaagtatgtccaaaacacacaaggaatttgtctccggtagttggagccgctctagtacaacaaacagtcaatttacagaacactttggggacataaagacattgacaaaaaacaattgcagagtcctctagcacttagagcagttcgaacgactaatattgcgatagtccggtgcaatgaccattgtgcaaagggcgctgagacttcaaggagtggatgcggtttaaagtgacgagtagtgcgatcatctgggacaatgtcggttgtgcaaatgttacagatactcctcaatcggtgtgcaaatggagcagatgctactctggcatgagtggccagtatatgcaaatagtgcagccatggcgagacaactacagtgagtgcacgagtaacacataattggccccacagaaatgtgacaacgaactaaagtcaaaaaattgccagcttattgtaatggaattataggttaggtgtttaagaagttgatcgcaagagggaagaacctgttggaatgtctactagttctagtttgcgtcgatcggtagcgcctacccgagggaaggagccggaagagccggtgaccaggatgtggagggtccgagaggattttgcacgctcttgtcttaggtCTGGCAGCATGAAAGTCTTCAAGGgcgggtagggggttaccgacaatcctttcagaagttttgattgtccgtcgcagtcggagtttgtccttttttgtagcggcgccaaaccagaccgtgatggaagaacacgggaccgattcgatgaccgctgtgtagaactgtctcagcggctccggtggcaggccgtgctttctcagaagaaTTTCAgaagaatttcaacaattcatttttttcgcCCTGTCAATAcgggttgctgtgtgtacattaatgaggggaaaaaaagaacaaatgattttagcaaacggctgcaatataacaaagagggaaagctttaagggggtctgaatactttccgtacccactgtaagtattgaaatgaatgagacTAACACGCCATGAAATTTCACAGCATATTACAGCAATGGCTAGATGTATATAATAATTAGcacttttaaaaagtgtgtgggGTTGGGACTGGCCTGCCAACAAAACAGACAGACTAAACCAATTATGCTGACACCACTAATGaagaagtgttttgttttttttttgctttcgagCAAAAAGTGTAtcattacaggaataaagtcctattttcttccagcacaaaaggcatacttCTTTTGAGAATATAGTCATTTGTTTAGAGAGTCAAGGTGTCTTTTCCATAATAAAAGGCATCatcttacaataaaaaagttttgtttttatacgtCACTTACAATAGTGTTGTTAAACTTGGactttaatattgtaatattacaatttaacaCTTAGAAAAAACACAACTTCGTTATTGTAAGATtatgactttgttcttgtaaatataaaatgctttgtttaaaaaatatatttgttattgtaattttatggcTTCTCTCCTTAAAAGTAGGCAACTTTTTGTATTCCTATGACATTTAGTGGTACACATGATGCTTAAATTTGATTGGTGTCAGtattatgagggggtccttcAAAAAAGGACTCCACAGACAATCCTCAGTGTCTGTTGTAGTgtcaagactgacctgtgagaggcagcatggtgccacagggcatccagaagAATTCTGAAAAATACCATGAagggtagtagtagtagaagaagaagaagaagaaataggtGAAGCTAGGttaactgttagcttatctgcATTGCAAAAGTTGCAAATGACTTGCTTGACACGGTTTAGAAACAGTCAACACAAGCAGTTTCTCCTCGATTTGTGTCTGGCAACAGCACCGACTACAGGTCGCCTCCTGATTGCCGATCGTTCCCTTTCGTGTCCCAATCACCGGAGTTCGTGGCACGGCCGTACTTTGTGTCGACACCGCAAGAGGATTTGCGAGCTTAAAAGCAGGTTCAACATGTGCGATCGTTGGCCCAACTGTGGACTAATTCAGTGGAGGTCGTAAAAGTGGTTctttgcaaaataaatatttacagtacaaatgttttgtcattttcatcatgtgtATATTTTGATCTTGTCGAGCATAACACGTCCACTCTGTTACCGAgaaatatcaattgatataatcacctttaaaactcattcactgccattgacggattttggaagtcaaatatccatgttaactgggagggctgacAGTAAATGAGTTTTAATAAGAAAttggaaatatttgtttaacaGTTAACAGTCAGCTTGCTAACTGAATCGTGTTGCCAAGTGACGCTGTGCTcataaaatactaaaaatattAACATGAGCCAAAAGTGTCCACTTCATCgttgtccaccctgtcagcaagctcGCATACTTTGCTGAATGCATGCACATGGTCTGCTGCagttaatttattaaaataaaagtgtagTAGATTGATCATAATGCACTTTTACCAGCAAAACATTTACTTAATAACAATGATCACGAAGTTGAATGGAAAATCGCAACTTTTGGGGTCTGAAATGGGGAAGTTTCCAAGGCACCTTACAGTGAAATTGACAACCAAAAATCACAGTTCCCTTCAAAATTGTGACTGCTGACGagaaagaaaatacatacaTGAATACATTAGAGCATATCATAGCCACCCGCTGATACGGTGAAAAAAGGCCCCGTAGTGACTGAGAGCAGCATCGGAGCGATCTGTTTAAATGACTAGTATCATTTTTAtcgttgttcttttttttttttttcacatttacatgaatgcctatttgtggatttatttatttttgtttttgcgagGAAGGTAAACcctttcaagtattttttttgagcGGTGGGCCACAGACGAGCATTTACATTGCAAGAGCCCTGTCATATTTGTTTCGTTCTTTTAGCAGTTTAGCAatttatacattattttttttattttgttattgttaaaatatatatatatatatatatatatattaaaataaccaGTTAGttgctttattttaaataacaaaatacaaaaatatgagtCAAATAAGCAAGTCACATATAGATagaacttcttcttttcctttgggcttgtcccgtttggggtcgccacagcgcgccatccttttccatgtaagcctgcaTCTCCTGcatacatccatcaaccttctctttggtcttcctcgcttctctttctgccgaagaagccgctttccacctcctcttcttctttgacttggACCCACAGTGGCACagtgaatttccaacggcgccccgcaggtcgACGGCGCCGGCGGCGGAcgtcgttaacccgggccacgagcgatccggtatggaattctttggatgaacgctcatatttgtttggcgaggttttaagccggacgcccttcctgacgcaaccctgtgcatttatccgggtttgggaccggcctacggtttgcactgacttgtgccacccatagggctgcatttcacataTAGATAGAACAATTGTATGTATTTCAATAAACAAATGGTTgattcagttatatttaaattgagcataacaaaatgaatggatttaTTATTCGTCTTTTTCCCAaccttttcaaaaatacattgaacttcttttttttccccaaattggAGTTCATCACCAAATGTCTGCTGTTTTTAAGAActcaatgtggcccttgagcccAAAAGTGCCGGTTGACGCTGTTCGCCCAGGGGATGCATTTTGTTCTTTGACTTGAGCGATTGCCATGAAGCACAATACAAACAACCAATGAGTAAAAGTTTGGTTTATTTCAGAGGACAGCACAGGATTGGGTCgttgtggaggaggaggaggagtttgGGGGTTTGAAGGGAATCCATGGTGTAGCATGTCGGGAGGGTCAAGAGGAGCGGCAGCTGCCAACGAAGGGACAGCTGACGACCGGCCGGGGGAAAGTGTCCTCGTCTTAAAAGGGTTGGACGGATATTTTTAGACATTCTCGCCAGGCTCGAGGGCTTCCTGTGAGAGAAGCGTGGTGGAAGGCATTGAACCCCGAAAACAAAGTGAGCAAACTTTTAGGGGCTTAAGGAGGATCACCAGGGAATGTGGTCTTTACTGAACGTTCTCCATCATCTTCAAAAACTCTGGGGAGAAACAAAAAAGCAGGAGTTCATCCATACCGGTGTGATGTGAAAGCAGTTTGAGGCGtactacagtgttccctcgtcgTATCGCGGTTGGCCTATTGCGGATGAAGTGCGTGCCAGATGTTTTTGGGAGTGCATGCTGTCATttgtttgtggtaaaataaacacttcctagccgaaaacattaaaactgtaaaacaaaaaaaaaccgccACAAAtgacaaggaataaaatgtacatcgTGTTTTAAGAGTTCgaaaggtgtttaagagtattTCAAGTGTTTCTAAGAGGTTAATCGGGGTCTCGGGAAGATAAGAGCCTGctgaggttcatacagctttagaATATGTAATACAAATCCCAAAGATTGGCCTTCCGGAATTTAACCCCCGCGATGAACGAGGGATTACTCGTAGTACCTCAAAGACggcaaaatgacaaatgtgtcaACAAGCCTAAAATCGGTAGACAAATGGACTTTCTTGTTGCTATGAGCAAAGTacagggagtacatgcaaacgcCACGTAGGAAAATGCAAAGCTGGAGCCCCCGAACTGCTCATATCGCCAATATATATTGTACACTCCATCTATTTTCGCTCTATTTATTTTACCATCAAAATCAATCTTTCCGTCCTTGTTATTGTCCGACTCGCCAAACATCTCATCGATGTCTTCCTCTGTGATGGCTTCTCCGGTCATGTGCAGAATGTCTCCAAACTCCTCTCGGTCGATGAACCCGTCTGCGTTCCTGAGGACGGAAACCATCTATAACACTCCGATCACACTTAGATGACAGAAGTCCAGACAGACATCACCGCGTGAAGATGACAGACACCCTATTCAAAAGTTGGGCCGAAGTGATTTACCAGAAAGATTTGGAATTGtctattgtcttcattttggGCTGCATGTTAGATTATTTTCCCAATCATACTTCGTCTTCTATGTGCTTCCATGTCCATCTAATCTAGTGTAATCGAAGCTATATTAGCAACGCGACTGCAGTTGTCAAATTCGCCTCGGTCACGTCAGcgtttttctgtcctctgatttgTTGGTTATCATTACACGTCTGCAGCGATCAGGAcgcatgaatacatttaatcatcagcctccctggtgaggatgatgtattttattgatgttattatAAAGGTATTTGATAAAAATGGATCCCGAAGCGCTCCAGATGATGCACCGAACGTGGCATATTTTGCATCGGGCCGATAGTTTCTACAATTGGGGGCGCCGCCGTACCGCTCAGCTGAGTCACCTTCAGTGAGACAACGATGAAATCATCAAATCGgatgaaaaacaaatctttatgttatatatctatttttagatgacaAGGACACATCGTATACGGTTCATGAGGCGCAAAATGGATTTCTTGATTTATGTTGTCTCATTTTATGGCGCCCCAAAGTTCCAGTTTGGGGCGCCGATCTCTTTACCCATTGACTCTTGCGAAAGGTTTGACATGCGCAGTTGGTCCTCTCGCAATGCAAAAGATAAAGCCAAGGGAAGGGAGGGGGTCCAATTCTTGCGCCCACGAAGGAATGCACACTCCTGCTGtggacgccgccgccgccgctgctgtttaacatttgaaatatcGCTAAATCGAGTGATGTGTTTCCATTTTCTCAGTTCATCAACGTTATCGttcacacacgtacacgcgAGAGTTAGCTGCTGAGGCCGTTTGAcgtctgttgctaaccaaaacagcaggcAGGGTAGCGGCGATGAGTTAAATTGTGAGGGATGCGCTCGCCGTCGTACTTGTCGAAAATACGGAAGCATTCGGAAAGCTCCTCCTCACTCTTCCCGGCCTGGTCCTCCTTCAACTGTTGCACCATCATGACCAAGAACTCCTCGAAGTCGATGGTACCGCTGCCTGGGGAGGGGTTGCGGAAACGGGCGAGGGGAGGTTCACAGGTGAGTTGCACGCCATCTCGAAACATTACGATGAATCGGAATCACCTGGAATGCGCTCGAGTCAAAATGCGAAAGTCATGCTATGCTGATTGGCCACACACAGTGAAATAGTTCAAGGTTTTAGTTTGGATCATTTCGATGGTAACGGGACAAGccggaaggaaaagaagagggaAATCCAAACATGGAATTGAAAAGTATCGGTGCGAAATGAAACGATCTTTCATTTTTCGAATTTAGCAACTGAAATGAAAAGCTTTTCACCATATTcgaatttattgagatgcacctgacGTACTTGGCGTCCAATCGGATCGCTCTCGTGTCATCCGTCTCGATCGGTGTTTCGCAACCATACTGTatttcacatgaaaaaaaatatcacgcGCACAGCAttcccaaaaatgtcacaaaaggtattgacactgaaataatgatgatggtgTCTCAATTTCCACATGGATTTGCGAGTTGAACTCAAAGCTTTGATTCTTTTACAGTGTAAGAACGCCAACAGGAGgttcattgtaccttctgccatctagtgggaaCGCATTTAACTGTCTGGCCTGTCACTGTACATTGCTCGCATTGAAAAAGACTTGATTTGTAGtcaatacaaattcaaaaagTGGTTAGGAATCGCTGCTCTTTGGGGCATATTTGCAATTCTTAGCATGACCTTTAGACAGATAATAAGGCTCAGCTTTGTCACCAGAGTAAATAGTTGCTTTTGGCGTACAAATGTATCGCATCGTACTTACTGAGAGCTCTTTCGGTCCCTGTCGGGGATCCAAAGGAATGTGTCTCGTTTGTCTCGTCAAAAGTCATGTTCAGATGGAAAGCTAAAGAAAGCCATTTCAATTCCTCACCGTCCTCATCCACTTCCTCAATGATGGCGTCCAGCTCCTCCCTCGACGGGTTTTGTCCCAACATCCTCATCACGGTGCCCAGCTCCTTGGTGCTGATGTCACCGCCGCCGTCGGTGTCGAACATGTCGAAGGCGGCCTTGAACTCTAGACGCACGCAAAATGGAACGGGCTAAGCAGAACTCTTCGAAACCTTGTGTCCATACAGAGCAAACGATGACCGACCTGCAATCATCTCCTCAGTGAGGAAGGAGCGGGCGTCGCTTTGAGCGTCAGTGGGCTTTGGAGGGGGAGGCAAAGGGGCAGAAAACAGATTGGCTGCAAACATAATAAGATGAACTCAACAATGCACACGCGAGCTCATATGGCGGCTGGCGTTCCGCACGGCGCGGGAACGGTTACCCGGCGTTTTGCGTCCGGTGTTTATATCGAGGCCAGCGTTAAAATACCGTAGCGTCGTAGGCAAAGTGCCAgcttttattcctaaaatgcATATTTATCGTAACATATTAGCATGTATATATTCACATCCTTTTATGAggcttttgtcaaaacaattTTCATTTCAAGGGGACATGTTTGGCTTTTTCCTTCATTTGAGACGGAACAGTTGTCTCGACGGTGCCTCGGCAAACACGTGAAATAGGAATGAAAACGGTC from the Phycodurus eques isolate BA_2022a chromosome 1, UOR_Pequ_1.1, whole genome shotgun sequence genome contains:
- the LOC133399272 gene encoding troponin C, skeletal muscle-like, which gives rise to MPTDAQSDARSFLTEEMIAEFKAAFDMFDTDGGGDISTKELGTVMRMLGQNPSREELDAIIEEVDEDGSGTIDFEEFLVMMVQQLKEDQAGKSEEELSECFRIFDKNADGFIDREEFGDILHMTGEAITEEDIDEMFGESDNNKDGKIDFDEFLKMMENVQ